TCACCGTTGGCGTCGACAAATTCCAGACGCGCATTCCAGTCGATATCGCGGCCATGCCACCAACCGTTGAGCGTCGGCAGATCGTGGGTGCTGGTGGTCGCCAGCGCGTTGTCCGGCCAGTCGAGGATCGGTTTGAAATACGTGTTGTCCTGTTCGAACAGCAGCACGCGCATGCCAAGAATCGCCCGCGCACTGAGTTTTTCCCGCAGACCGTCGGGCACGGTGCCGAGGTCTTCGCCGAGGACGATCGCCTGATGTCGATGGGACTCAAGGGTCAGCAGGCGCAGCAGATCGTCAAACGGGTAATACAGATAAGCGCCATCGGCCGGGGCCGCGCCATTGGGGATCACCCACAGGCGTTGCAGGCCCATGACATGGTCGATGCGCAGCCCGCCAGCGTGGGCGAAGTTGGCGCGCAGCATGTCGATGAACGCACGAAAGCCGTTGCGGATCAGACCTTCGGGGGAAAACGCGGAAATCCCCCAACCCTGACCGGAGCGATTGAGAATGTCTGGCGGCGCACCCACGGTGAGCGAGGCGAGCAGTTCGTCCTGAAAACTCCAGGCCTGGCTCCCGGCGCCGTCGGCACCGACCGCAAGGTCAGCGATCAGGCCGATGCCCATGCCGGCGCTGCGCGCAGCCGTTTGCGCGCGCTCCAGGCAGCGGTGGATCAACCACTGGCAAAAGGCGAAGTAACTGATGCGTTCGGCGTATTCCTCGGCAAAGGCTTCGAGGGCGGCGCCGCGCGGGTCATGCCAGTGTGCCGGCCATTCGCGCCAGTCGAGGCTTTCGCCACGGGCGGCGCGCATTTCCTGAATGGCTTCGAAACGGCAGTGGTTTTCCAGGGCTTCGCCACCGGCATGGCGGAAACTGGCGAAGTCCGGATGCAACGGGTGCTCGCCCGCGACGAAACCGTCGTACAAGGCTTGCAGCAATTTCTGTTTGGCGTCGGCGGCGGTGGGCCAGTCGATCAGCTTCAAGTCTTCCAGTTGCCGGAATTGCTCGGCCAGACCGCTGGCGTCGATCGCATCACGCAGGGCGCGTTCGCCAAGGATGGCGCCCGGTGCGGCATACAAGGCGTTGAGAAACAGGCGGCTGGACGGCGAATACGGGCTGTAGCGCCCGGTGTCGGCGCTGAACATCGCATGCAGCGGACTGATTGCCAGCGCATCGGCACCGCGCTCGCCGGCCACCCGCACCAGTTCTTCCAGCGCTTGAGTGTCGCCAAAGCCGCAATCGCCGGGGCGGCGCAGACTGTACAACTGCGCGCTCAACCCCCAGACGCGAGGGATCGGGTTGTCTACCGCATCGCCGACGCTGAAGCAGCGCTCGGGGGCCACGGCCAGAGTGAAATATTGATCGGCGATGTGCACCTGTTGATAGCCGACCGGGATCAACCCCGGCAGTCTGGCTTCGGCATCGAGTTTGAGGTTAAGGCGTGAACCGTCTTCAAGGTGGATTTCGCAAGGGGTTTCAGGCTCGAAATAGCGGGCC
The Pseudomonas fluorescens genome window above contains:
- the malQ gene encoding 4-alpha-glucanotransferase, producing the protein MSDAQLEILASRAGLAVDWIDANGRPQKVAPAVLRNVLTGLGHPANTAQEIDASLLQLQQVQQDRHLPPLLTADVGISVDLARYFEPETPCEIHLEDGSRLNLKLDAEARLPGLIPVGYQQVHIADQYFTLAVAPERCFSVGDAVDNPIPRVWGLSAQLYSLRRPGDCGFGDTQALEELVRVAGERGADALAISPLHAMFSADTGRYSPYSPSSRLFLNALYAAPGAILGERALRDAIDASGLAEQFRQLEDLKLIDWPTAADAKQKLLQALYDGFVAGEHPLHPDFASFRHAGGEALENHCRFEAIQEMRAARGESLDWREWPAHWHDPRGAALEAFAEEYAERISYFAFCQWLIHRCLERAQTAARSAGMGIGLIADLAVGADGAGSQAWSFQDELLASLTVGAPPDILNRSGQGWGISAFSPEGLIRNGFRAFIDMLRANFAHAGGLRIDHVMGLQRLWVIPNGAAPADGAYLYYPFDDLLRLLTLESHRHQAIVLGEDLGTVPDGLREKLSARAILGMRVLLFEQDNTYFKPILDWPDNALATTSTHDLPTLNGWWHGRDIDWNARLEFVDANGEIEWRRHRQREREGLRGALSQDPQNFREESHEADQVVDASVRFLGHTRAPLVLLPLEDALGIDEQANLPGTIDSHPNWSRRLPGNSEALLDGADAARRLELLACARLQAAERDQ